One genomic window of Solanum stenotomum isolate F172 chromosome 9, ASM1918654v1, whole genome shotgun sequence includes the following:
- the LOC125877797 gene encoding peroxidase 16-like — MENQKKSSILLFVLFLILSVSSIAFGQLKTDFYKNTCPNVESLVRSAVRLKFQQTFVTAPATLRLFFHDCFVRGCDASMLLASPNGKAEKDHPDNLSLAGDGFDTVVKAKAAVDSDSKCRNKVSCADILALATREVVAMTGGPFYPVELGRRDGKISTLTSVQHQLPGEGFNLDQLNTMFARRGLSQTDMIALSGAHTLGFSHCNRVSKRLYNFNPKSSVDPTLNKAYVAQLKQMCPLRVDPRIAINMDPTTPNTFDNAYYKNLQQGKGLFVSDQILFTDSRSRNTVNFFASNNDAFKQAFATAMTNLGRVGVLTGNQGEIRFDCTRPN; from the exons atggagaatcAAAAAAAGAGTagtattttgttgtttgttctGTTTTTGATTCTAAGTGTTAGTAGTATTGCATTTGGTCAATTGAAAACAGACTTCTACAAAAATACATGCCCAAATGTTGAGTCATTGGTTCGTTCTGCAGTTAGACTGAAATTTCAACAGACTTTTGTTACGGCTCCAGCAACTCTCCGACTCTTTTTTCATGATTGCTTTGTTAGG GGTTGTGATGCATCAATGCTATTGGCATCACCAAATGGAAAAGCAGAGAAGGACCATCCAGATAATCTTTCATTAGCAGGCGATGGGTTTGACACTGTTGTCAAAGCCAAAGCAGCTGTGGACAGTGACTCTAAATGCCGTAACAAAGTATCTTGTGCTGATATTTTAGCTTTGGCCACTAGAGAAGTCGTTGCTATG ACTGGAGGCCCATTTTATCCAGTGGAGTTGGGCCGTCGTGATGGGAAAATTTCAACCTTAACCTCAGTCCAACATCAACTTCCAGGTGAAGGATTCAACCTAGATCAGCTCAATACCATGTTTGCCAGACGTGGCCTTAGCCAAACTGATATGATTGCATTATCAG gTGCACATACCCTTGGTTTCTCTCATTGCAACCGTGTTTCCAAGAGGCTCTACAATTTCAACCCAAAGAGCAGTGTTGACCCGACCCTAAACAAAGCTTACGTGGCACAATTGAAGCAAATGTGTCCATTACGGGTCGACCCGAGAATTGCTATTAACATGGATCCAACTACACCAAATACTTTTGATAATGCTTATTATAAGAACCTCCAACAAGGAAAAGGTCTATTTGTCTCTGATCAAATTCTTTTCACTGATTCAAGATCAAGAAATACTGTTAACTTTTTTGCTTctaataatgatgcattcaAACAAGCATTTGCAACAGCCATGACAAATTTGGGTCGGGTCGGGGTTTTGACCGGAAACCAGGGTGAGATCCGATTCGATTGCACTAGACCAAattag